A single genomic interval of Campylobacter sp. MIT 12-8780 harbors:
- the rpsQ gene encoding 30S ribosomal protein S17 — MAFKREIQGVIVQISGDKTASVLVERKVVHPRYRKIVKRFKKYLIHDEKNEAKVGDTIVAVECRPLSKRKAFRLKSVLATGVE, encoded by the coding sequence ATGGCATTTAAAAGAGAAATTCAAGGCGTTATTGTCCAAATCAGTGGTGATAAAACCGCAAGTGTCTTGGTTGAAAGAAAAGTGGTTCATCCAAGATATAGAAAAATCGTTAAACGCTTTAAAAAATACCTCATACACGATGAGAAAAACGAGGCTAAGGTAGGCGATACTATAGTTGCTGTAGAATGCCGCCCACTTTCAAAAAGAAAGGCTTTTCGTTTAAAATCTGTATTGGCAACAGGAGTTGAGTAA
- the rpmC gene encoding 50S ribosomal protein L29 — translation MKYIELKDKTKEELNTMLKEQKLLLFTEKQRLRTMQLTNPKLVGQIRKDIARISTAINALKG, via the coding sequence ATGAAATATATTGAGCTTAAAGATAAAACTAAAGAAGAACTAAACACCATGCTTAAAGAGCAAAAGTTGCTTTTGTTTACTGAAAAACAAAGGCTTAGAACTATGCAGCTTACTAATCCTAAGCTCGTAGGACAGATCAGAAAAGACATTGCTAGAATAAGCACTGCAATCAACGCTTTAAAAGGATAA